Proteins found in one Actinomycetota bacterium genomic segment:
- the pyk gene encoding pyruvate kinase produces MSLRRTKIVATLGPSSEGEQQIRSLVEAGVDAIRLNFSHGSHGEHSQAIATVRAAASELGRFIAIIADLQGPKIRIGEMPDGGVDLIRGRQVTLTTQRITGTRDLVPVNYAELPKVVAAGGRILLDDGRIALKVLEITDGDVICRVTAGGSLVSRKGVNMPGAQITAPSLTAKDRQDLDFALQAGVDYVALSFVRSAEDITELRGMIKSRTERNVRIIAKIEKHEAIRNITSIINVADAVMIARGDLGVEIAPERVPYWQKEIIRRAVKRAKTVITATEMLESMIERPIPTRAEASDVANAVYDGTDAVMLSGETAIGKYPVKAVSTMHRIAKTVESTIRHRGDGHMRSGKSVTDAISAAACEISQNLDVRALVTPTSSGTTAMEVAKHRPPAPVLAVSSNRDVVNQLALVWGVEPCLVSPARDTDDMFAKAIESAREAGLAGPGDDIVITAGVMVNVPGTTNLIKVHRMEEG; encoded by the coding sequence CCTGCGGAGGACAAAGATAGTCGCCACTCTCGGTCCGTCATCCGAGGGTGAGCAGCAGATACGGTCGCTTGTAGAAGCCGGCGTCGACGCCATCCGTCTCAATTTCTCGCATGGCAGCCATGGTGAACATTCGCAAGCGATAGCCACAGTGCGGGCGGCGGCTTCCGAGCTTGGAAGGTTCATCGCCATCATCGCCGACCTCCAGGGGCCCAAGATCAGGATCGGCGAGATGCCCGATGGCGGGGTGGATCTGATCCGCGGGCGCCAGGTAACTCTGACTACACAGAGGATCACCGGAACACGGGACCTGGTCCCTGTCAATTACGCCGAATTACCCAAGGTCGTAGCAGCCGGGGGCAGAATTCTCCTCGACGACGGCCGCATAGCCCTGAAGGTGCTCGAGATCACCGACGGCGACGTGATCTGCCGGGTGACGGCCGGCGGCAGCCTTGTTTCCCGCAAGGGGGTAAATATGCCCGGGGCACAGATCACCGCTCCCAGCCTGACCGCCAAGGATCGGCAGGACCTCGATTTCGCCCTGCAGGCCGGCGTCGATTATGTGGCGCTGTCGTTCGTCCGCTCGGCGGAGGACATCACCGAGCTGCGCGGCATGATCAAAAGCAGGACGGAGCGCAACGTCAGGATCATCGCCAAGATAGAAAAACACGAGGCGATCAGGAACATAACCTCGATCATCAACGTGGCCGATGCGGTCATGATCGCGCGCGGCGACCTCGGAGTCGAGATCGCCCCCGAGAGGGTCCCTTACTGGCAGAAGGAGATCATCCGCAGGGCGGTCAAGAGGGCCAAGACCGTCATCACCGCGACCGAGATGCTCGAATCGATGATCGAGCGGCCGATTCCCACCCGGGCCGAAGCCAGCGATGTCGCCAATGCCGTATACGATGGCACCGATGCGGTGATGCTCTCGGGGGAGACTGCGATCGGCAAATATCCGGTGAAGGCCGTCAGCACCATGCACCGGATCGCCAAGACGGTTGAATCCACGATCAGGCATCGCGGTGACGGGCACATGAGGTCGGGCAAATCCGTCACCGACGCCATCAGCGCCGCCGCGTGCGAGATATCCCAGAATCTCGATGTCAGGGCGCTGGTTACGCCCACCAGCTCCGGCACGACCGCCATGGAAGTCGCCAAACACCGGCCGCCGGCCCCCGTCCTGGCCGTGAGCTCCAACCGGGACGTCGTCAATCAGCTGGCGCTGGTCTGGGGAGTGGAGCCATGCCTCGTATCCCCGGCGCGTGACACTGACGACATGTTCGCCAAAGCGATCGAGTCGGCCCGAGAGGCAGGATTGGCCGGCCCCGGGGACGATATCGTCATTACCGCCGGGGTCATGGTCAACGTCCCGGGCACCACCAACCTCATCAAGGTCCACAGGATGGAGGAAGGATAG
- a CDS encoding Ppx/GppA family phosphatase — protein MKVGVIDTGTNSTRLFVADAGAEQVEELDRITTVTRLGEGVDSGGRLHPQARERVHACVERYASVIGRLGASRVLLIATSSVRESRDGEEFITSLAADFGFEARILSGDEEARLSFAGATIGVDPDERVALFDIGGGSTEMVSGRDGGVEFARSLALGCVRLTERFFNTDPVETAELESASAYIEDMLEREIDLGSLIKPDRTIAVAGTATALAAMDLGMPEYDRKLVHGHVIKYGRIAELLGQLAAMTVAQKLDIPTMETGRADVIVAGALIMEHLMRYTGAGDVFISELDILDGTALFMARGLI, from the coding sequence ATGAAGGTTGGCGTTATCGATACCGGGACAAACTCAACCCGCTTGTTTGTGGCGGATGCAGGTGCGGAGCAGGTTGAAGAACTCGATCGCATTACTACCGTGACCCGTCTGGGAGAAGGGGTTGATTCGGGGGGGAGGCTGCATCCCCAGGCGCGGGAGCGCGTGCATGCCTGCGTCGAGCGCTACGCCTCAGTTATCGGTAGACTTGGCGCCTCGCGAGTGCTGCTGATCGCCACGAGCTCCGTCAGGGAGTCGCGTGACGGTGAAGAGTTCATCACTTCCCTGGCCGCAGATTTCGGTTTTGAAGCAAGGATACTCTCCGGAGACGAAGAGGCGCGCCTCAGTTTTGCCGGAGCCACAATTGGTGTCGATCCCGATGAACGCGTGGCCCTCTTTGATATCGGCGGCGGGAGTACCGAAATGGTGTCCGGCAGGGATGGCGGCGTCGAGTTTGCCCGCAGCCTCGCGCTTGGATGCGTACGGCTGACCGAGCGTTTCTTTAATACGGATCCCGTGGAAACAGCCGAGCTGGAAAGCGCATCCGCCTACATCGAGGACATGCTGGAGCGTGAGATAGACCTCGGCTCTCTCATCAAGCCGGACCGGACGATCGCGGTCGCCGGAACGGCGACGGCGCTGGCTGCGATGGATCTTGGCATGCCGGAATATGATCGCAAGCTGGTACACGGGCATGTGATCAAGTATGGGAGGATTGCCGAACTGCTCGGACAGCTGGCCGCGATGACGGTAGCGCAGAAGCTTGATATACCGACCATGGAAACCGGCCGGGCCGATGTGATCGTCGCGGGCGCGCTGATCATGGAGCACCTGATGCGCTACACCGGGGCCGGCGATGTCTTCATCAGCGAGCTCGACATCCTTGACGGGACAGCGCTGTTCATGGCGCGGGGATTGATATAA
- a CDS encoding DUF501 domain-containing protein: protein MRLLVARQLGRMPDIGFEVAVTCSYGWPAVLRNLTRTALGRPNPNLYYLSCPWLRRGLARLEDSGLIDELQQKLTSNRDLYLGLMRAQKLYSDEYRRAVAAAAAKSTGESTADEDGVLIAASRRPELLKCLHAHAAFYLIHDDYLLGRKIMSALTATECSDERCAGWAMKIMEEDQPDDGKKPSSSEKRKRSSDKGDEPS, encoded by the coding sequence TTGCGACTGCTGGTCGCCAGGCAGCTAGGCCGCATGCCCGACATCGGCTTCGAAGTGGCGGTTACTTGCAGTTATGGCTGGCCCGCGGTCCTCAGGAACCTGACCCGGACCGCTTTGGGCCGACCCAATCCAAACCTTTATTATCTTTCATGCCCCTGGTTGCGGCGTGGGCTTGCCCGTCTGGAGGATTCCGGATTGATAGATGAATTGCAGCAAAAACTGACTTCAAATAGAGATCTGTACCTGGGCCTTATGCGTGCGCAGAAGCTTTATTCTGACGAATACCGGCGCGCAGTGGCGGCTGCGGCGGCAAAATCAACCGGTGAAAGTACAGCGGATGAAGACGGCGTGCTCATAGCCGCTTCACGCAGGCCGGAGCTTCTGAAATGCCTGCATGCGCACGCTGCTTTTTATCTCATACACGATGACTATCTTCTGGGCCGCAAGATCATGTCCGCCCTGACGGCGACCGAATGTTCCGACGAAAGATGCGCCGGCTGGGCAATGAAGATCATGGAAGAAGACCAGCCGGATGATGGGAAAAAGCCATCATCCAGTGAGAAGCGGAAGCGTTCATCAGATAAAGGTGATGAGCCGTCATGA
- a CDS encoding ATP-binding protein, with protein MNTSARTGERLLHLVVPAKAEYLSLVRLVVASVASDAGFTEENIADIKVALSEASTNVVRHAYQLNHDEDDRIIEVNCYEEPGQLTIEVTDYGKGLPLPPPATEGLGLGIMGGLMDRVDVETGSSGTSVLLVKSPSTDRHSSPA; from the coding sequence TTGAACACTTCAGCCAGAACCGGGGAAAGATTGCTGCACCTGGTGGTGCCGGCTAAAGCCGAGTACCTCTCACTGGTGCGGCTCGTGGTCGCATCGGTTGCGTCTGACGCGGGTTTTACTGAGGAGAACATCGCCGACATCAAGGTCGCTCTTTCTGAAGCCTCGACAAACGTCGTCCGCCACGCTTACCAGCTAAACCATGATGAGGACGACAGGATCATCGAAGTGAACTGCTACGAGGAGCCGGGCCAGCTGACTATTGAAGTCACCGACTACGGCAAGGGGCTTCCTCTGCCGCCGCCGGCCACCGAGGGCCTGGGCCTGGGCATCATGGGCGGCCTCATGGACCGGGTCGACGTCGAAACCGGCTCATCCGGGACATCGGTGCTGCTGGTCAAAAGTCCTTCGACCGACCGGCATTCATCGCCCGCCTGA
- a CDS encoding septum formation initiator family protein produces the protein MSSRATASPGMIGFLSRRRGWWRLVVLGIILLIMGSYVSPVKAYLEKSSAIQREQAVTDDLRLQHDELEQEKINLQNTGYVEQVARKDLGMVKPGEQPYVVKDLNDGAPPAADVPQPQDPSLFERVVNSVSSLLP, from the coding sequence TTGTCCTCGAGAGCTACGGCATCACCCGGCATGATCGGCTTTCTTTCCAGGAGGCGCGGTTGGTGGCGTCTTGTTGTCCTGGGAATCATCCTGCTGATCATGGGAAGCTACGTATCGCCGGTGAAGGCCTATCTGGAAAAAAGCAGCGCCATCCAGCGGGAGCAGGCGGTCACGGACGACCTTCGCCTGCAGCACGACGAGCTCGAGCAGGAAAAAATCAATCTGCAGAATACGGGCTACGTCGAGCAGGTGGCACGCAAAGACCTCGGCATGGTCAAGCCGGGCGAGCAGCCGTATGTGGTCAAGGACCTGAATGACGGCGCGCCGCCCGCAGCCGATGTTCCCCAGCCGCAGGACCCTTCGCTTTTCGAGCGCGTTGTAAACTCAGTCAGCTCGCTCCTTCCCTAA